A section of the Papio anubis isolate 15944 chromosome 2, Panubis1.0, whole genome shotgun sequence genome encodes:
- the LOC103882502 gene encoding uncharacterized protein LOC103882502 isoform X4: protein MFRRRWNGGGSPRWLSAGVPRNEAMKVKAQLDNRSVRRTRRKGIEGVDETRSWDPDEKERAETLTHQAGDWKMGPILPIPHTAEHFR from the exons ATGTTTCGGAGGCGCTGGAACGGGGGAGGTTCCCCGCGCTGGTTGTCAGCCGGCGTCCCAAG AAACGAAGCAATGAAGGTGAAAGCCCAGCTGGATAATCGTTCAGTGAGAAGgacaaggaggaagggaattGAGGGTGTTGATGAGACAAGATCATGGGACCCAGATGAAAAGGAACGAG CGGAAACTCTCACCCACCAGGCTGGTGACTGGAAGATGGGTCCGATCCTCCCGATTCCCCACACAGCGGAACACTTCCGTTAA
- the FAM43A gene encoding protein FAM43A, producing the protein MLPWKKHKFELLAEAPPRQASKPKGYAVSLHYSALSSLARACPEGALSRVGSMFRSKRKKLHITSEDPTYTVLYLGNATTIQARGDGCTDLAVGKIWSKSEAGRQGTKMKLTVSAQGIRMVHAEERALRRPGHLYLLHRVTYCVADARLPKVFAWVYRHELKHKAVMLRCHAVLVSKPEKAQAMALLLYQTSANALAEFKRLKRRDDARHQQQELVGAHTIPLVPLRKLLLHGPCCYKPPVERSRSAPKLGSITEDLLGEQQEQELQEEEEEEEHPEGCPEEEENHAAEGDPAEEAEAQRALVVAMHFECGDLLDTLENGRGEALGGGGGSLGPGAGPPPLLLGSASDMKAELSQLISDLGELSFGNDVRTLQADLRVTRLLSGDSTGSESSIEGGGPDATSATAGDSSGQADGASADEPHSG; encoded by the coding sequence ATGCTACCGTGGAAGAAGCACAAGTTCGAGCTGCTGGCCGAGGCGCCGCCGCGGCAGGCGTCCAAGCCCAAGGGCTACGCTGTGAGCCTGCACTACTCGGCGCTCAGCTCTTTGGCGCGGGCGTGCCCCGAAGGCGCGCTTAGCCGGGTGGGCAGCATGTTCCGCTCCAAGCGCAAGAAGCTGCACATCACCAGCGAGGACCCAACTTACACCGTGCTCTACCTGGGTAATGCCACAACCATCCAGGCGCGCGGCGACGGCTGCACCGACCTTGCTGTGGGCAAGATCTGGAGCAAGAGCGAGGCGGGCCGTCAGGGCACCAAGATGAAGCTGACAGTGAGTGCGCAGGGTATCCGCATGGTGCACGCCGAGGAGCGCGCGCTGCGCCGCCCGGGCCACCTCTACCTGCTACACCGCGTCACCTACTGCGTGGCGGACGCGCGGCTGCCCAAGGTCTTCGCCTGGGTGTACCGGCACGAGCTGAAGCACAAGGCCGTGATGCTGCGCTGCCACGCCGTGCTGGTGTCCAAGCCCGAAAAGGCGCAGGCTATGGCCCTGCTGCTCTACCAGACGTCGGCCAACGCGCTGGCGGAATTTAAACGCCTCAAGCGGCGGGACGACGCGCGTCACCAGCAGCAGGAGTTGGTGGGCGCACACACCATCCCGCTAGTACCGCTGCGCAAGCTGCTCCTGCACGGACCCTGCTGCTATAAACCGCCAGTGGAGCGCAGCCGCAGTGCGCCCAAGCTCGGCTCCATCACCGAGGACCTGCTCGGGGAACAACAGGAGCAGGAGctgcaggaggaagaagaggaagaggagcacCCCGAGGGCTGCCCGGAGGAAGAGGAGAACCATGCGGCAGAGGGAGATCCAGCAGAGGAGGCCGAGGCGCAGCGGGCGCTGGTGGTCGCCATGCACTTTGAGTGCGGGGACTTGTTGGACACTCTGGAGAATGGCCGTGGGGAGGCGCTAGGGGGCGGCGGGGGCTCCCTGGGCCCGGGGGCCGGGCCGCCGCCTCTGCTGCTGGGCAGTGCCTCCGACATGAAGGCTGAGCTGTCGCAACTTATTAGCGACCTGGGCGAGCTCAGCTTCGGCAACGACGTGCGCACCCTGCAGGCCGACTTGCGGGTGACGCGCCTGCTGTCGGGCGACAGCACGGGCAGCGAGAGCTCCATCGAGGGCGGGGGCCCTGACGCCACCTCCGCCACCGCCGGGGACTCGTCCGGCCAGGCCGACGGCGCCAGTGCAGACGAGCCCCACTCGGGCTGA